The genomic region CGATTTGGCAAGTAGTTTTCAGCATAGAAGCAATTACGGGTGCGGGCAGTTCTCACAAACCCTGAGCAAGGGGGCCGGAGCATGCGCAAAATCCGCGCATGCTCCGGCTCCTCTCCTCAGGGTTTGCGGGTGGGTGGGGGCGAGGGCACCGCACCCCTTACGCCGCCGCGCGCTCCTCTGCCCGGCGCACCGCGGCGATGGTCGGGTAGGTCACCGGCAGCAGCACGACCTCCATGAGCGTCTTCCACAGGAAGCCGACCAGCACGTAGTTGATAAACGAGCCGGCCGAGTCCACGCCGATCACGCCGGCGGCGATGGAGCAGAACAGCAGCGTGTCGGCGAACTCGCCGACCACCGTCGAGCCGATCAGTCGCGCCCACAGACGCTCCGGCCCGAAGCGGTCCTTCATCCGCTGCAACACCCATGCGTTGAGCAGCTGGCCCACCACGTATCCGGTCAGCGAGGCCGCCACGATCCGCGGCAGCAGCCCGAGCACGGCGGCGAAGGTGTCGTCCATGTCGTAGAAGTCGGCGGCGGGCAGCCAGATGGCGATGTAGAACGTCGCCACGGCAAGCACGGCGATGCCGAAGCCGGTGAACACGGCCCGTCGCGCGGTCTTGAACCCGTAGACCTCTGCGATCACGTCGCCGATGACGTAAGAGATGGGGAAGAGGAAGAAGGCGCCGTCGGTGATCAAAGGCCCGAGGGCGACGCCTTTTTGGGCGGTGATGTTGGAGATCAAAAACACCGCGCAGAACACGGCGAGCAGGTACGGGTACGGGGAGCGGGAAACGCGAGGTGACATGCGCTTTATCATGGCACACATGTCTGATTTCGAAGGTCCTGCTGGCCGCTACGCTCCGAGTCCGAGCGGGGATTTGCACTTCGGCAACCTCCGCACGGCGGTGTTGGCGTGGCTGTTCGCGCGCCAAACCGGCCGCAACTTTTACCTGCGTGTGGAGGATATTGATTCGGAGCGGTCCTCCGCTGAATCGGCGCGCCGCCAGATCGAGGACCTGGAGGCGCTGGGCCTGGATTTTGACCCGCCGGTGATTTACCAGCACGACCGCGGCGACGCCTACGCGGAGGCGCTGGCCAAGCTGGATACGTACGAGTGCTACTGCACCCGCCGCGATATCCGGGAGGCGGCGTCTGCGCCCCACGCGCAGCCGGGCATGTACCCGGGCACTTGCCGCGATCTGACCGAGGAGCACCGAGCTTTACGACGCTCCGAGCTCGCCGACCAGGGCCGCCTCCCCGCCATCCGGCTGCGCGCGCACGCGCGCGAGTGGACGGTGCAGGACTTCTACCAGGGCGAGTACACGGGTCCGGTGGACGATGTGATTCTCAAGCGCGGCGGGCGCGTGGACCAAGCGCAGGCGGGGGACTGGGCGTACAACCTGGCGGTGGTTGTCGACGACGGCTTTCAGGGGGTGGACCAGATTGTGCGTGGCGACGATTTGTTGTTCTCCGCGCCGGCTCAGGCGTACCTCGCCAACTGTTTGGAGCCGGCGGAACCTGTTTATATTCACGTGCCGTTGGTGGTGGGGCCGGAGGGACGTCGATTAGCAAAGCGCGATGGGGCGGTGACGCTGCGCGAAATGCTGGAGACCAATACCGCGGCGGAAGTGATGCGCCAGATCGCGCACTCCCTGGGCTGCGCGGGTGTCGGCAGTGCGCGGGAGCTGCTGGAGCGGTTCGACCCGTCGCGGCTGCCGCGCGAGCCGTATCGCTGGGCAGGGTAACTACCCGAAGCCCTGCCCCTTGCGCCACGTCAACGCCGCGCCGGAGCGCACGGGGGAGTCCGGGTCCAAGATGTCGGCCACGCGCAAAAACTCCACGTCGACCGCCTCCGCGGTGATGTCCACGACCGTGTAGCCGTGGGTGTCCAGACCGACGTGGTTGAGCCCCGGGTTCGCCGCGTGGAGGTAGCGGTGGGCCACGCCAAACAGCGGGTGGCCCGCCGGTATCTTGGTCGCCTCCGCCACGTTGGGGGCGGTGATGGAGGAGCAGACGATCTCGCAGCCGATCTCTTCGCCGCCGTGGGCGATGGTGTGGGCCCACTCGGAGTGGATGTCGCCGGTGAGAAAGATCGGGCGCTTGCCTAAGCGGCCCAAGGTGTTGATCAGGCGGCGGCGCTCGAAGTCGTAGCCGTCCCACTGGTCGCCGTTGAGTGGCAGCTCGTTGAGCTGGGGCACCGGCACCTGGGTGGACAAGATGTTGGAGCTCAGCGACTTAGCAACCGGGCGCGTGGCCGGGTTGTTGTAGATCGCACCGACGTGCAGCGGGGAAAACATCACCGAGTTGCCCAACGCGTTCCACGCCGCGGTGGAGCGCTCCAGGGTGCGCTCGAGCCAGTTGTACTGCTCGGAGCCGAGCATGCTGCGCGCGTCCCCGGTTTGGCGGGCGCCGCCGCGCCAGAACTCCTTGTCGCGGTAGGTGCGCAGGTCCATCATGGTCAGCTCCACCAGGTCGCCGAAGACAAAGGAGCGGTAGATGTGGCCCTGCTCCGACGTTGCCGACAGGCGCACCGGCATCCACTCGTAGTAGGCGCGCATGGCGGCGTCGCGCCGGGCGTGGAAGTCGCCCTCGCCTGCGTCGTGGTTGTCCGCGCCGTCGCGCCAATTGTTGTTGGCTATCTCGTGGTCGTCCCACACCACCACCCACGGCAGTGCGGCGTGGGCGTCTTGCAGATTCGGGTCGGTGCGGTAGCGGCCGTAGCGGGTGCGGTAGTCCGCCAACGTGAGGGTTTCGTGGGCGGGGTGGTGCAGGCGCACGGGACCGTAGCCGGCGTACTCGTACTGGGCGTATTCGTAGATGTAGTCGCCCAAGAACACGGTCAGGTCCAGCTCGCCGTCCCAGCCGCGCTGCGCCAAATCGGCGTAGGCGGCGAAGAACCCGGATTCCCAGTTGGCGCAAGAGGCGACGGCCCAGCGCTGCCGGTCCACGTGTCCGGTGGGGGCGGTTTTGGTGCGGCCGAGCGGGGAGGAGGCGCCTTCGTGCGGGCCGTCGGCGACGGTGAAGGCGTAGTAGTACACCGTGTCCGCGTCGAGGCCGCGCACGTCCACGTGGATGGTGTGGTCGCGCTCCGGGTGGCTTTCGGCTTCGCCTTCGGCTACGACGTCGCCAAGCTGCGCGTCGCGCGCCACCCGCCAGCGCACCCGGGTGGCGGCGCCGCCCCCAGAGCCGGGAAAGGCGTTGTCGTCGGGGGTAATGCGCGTCCAGATCACCACCGCGTCCGGCAGCGGATCGCCGGAGGCCACGCCGTGGAGAAACGGCAGGGGAGCAAGCTCCACCTCGGCCGGGATGGGTTTCGCGGGCTGCGTGCTCTGCGATTGCGCGCTGGGCACCATCGCCACCGCGCCCGCCGCGGAGGTGGCCACAGCGACGGTGCGGAGGAACCCGCGACGCGAAACGTGCCGTGCCGTATCCGTGGGCCTCCCCGGTTCCTTGCGCTCACAGCCGTACACGCCCCATATCTTGGGGGCGCTTCGGCGGGCCCGCGACCCGGAGAGCGCAATTTAGCTGGGAATTCGCCCGAAGTTCGCGTGGAGTTTACTTACTGCGCCGACGGGGTGGGGGTGGGGCGGCCAGCGAGGCGGGCGTCGATGCGCAACAGGCCCGAGCCGTCCGCGCCGACGAGCTTGAGCTGGTCCACGATCTCACCCACGTTCGCCTCCTCCTCGATCTGCTCGTTGAGGAACCAGTTCAACAGCGGGCGGGACTCCAAGTCGCCGACCTCGTCTGAAAGGCGGGTGATGGTGCGGATCTGCTCCGAGACCTTCTTTTCGTGCTCCAGCGCGGCCGTGAACGCCTCCAGCGGGCCTTCGACCTCGGGCGCGTCGATCTCGATGGTGTGCGGCTTGACTCGCCCGCCACGGTCGATGATGTGCTGCGCGAACTTCTGCGCGTGCTCGCACTCCTCGGCCGCCTGGGCGGTGAACCACTCGCACAGGCCGGGAAAGGACAACGCGTCCATCTCGTTGGCCAGGTGGCGGTACAGGTAGGCCGCCGCGTACTCCTCGGTGACCTGCTGGTTGATGGCTTCGTAGAGTTTATCGTCGATCATGGCCCGCAAGTATAAACGCTAAAAGCCGACACCCGAGGGGTGCCGGCTTTTATATTGGCGGAGGATGTGGTGTCTGAAGTCACGACATATTTGACGGGGTGTGCCTGCGGAAGGCGTTGTGATCCTTGACAGGTCAGTCGCGTCATAGTTGACACTTAGGGTTACCTCAGTCGTGTCGGTGACGTTTGACTGGTGAGTCGGGACATGTTTGACACTATGAACAGTCCTAACCGCAACATCGCCATCGTCAGAGCCGTCAGAGGCCAAGGCGGCACACCCACCAACGTCGCCAAACGATTCGGCATCTCGCGCCAACGCGTCCACCAAATCCTCAACGCCTACGACGCCGGCGGCGCCGAGGCAATCGCACCGAAATCACGCGCCCCGCACACCCACCCGCACGCCGTCCCGGAAGCACTACGCAACGACATCATCAGCATCCGCAAACAACTCACCCGACACGGACTCGACGCCGGGCCCGAAACCATTGCCTACCACCTCGAACAGGCCGGCAAACGCGCCCCCTCAACCTCAACGATCCGCCGCATCCTCACCAACGAGGGCTTGATCACCCCGCAGCCGCAAAAGAAGCCGAAAAGCTCCTACATCCGCTTCGAAGCCGCGATGCCCAACGAATGCTGGCAAGCCGACATCACCCACCTCTTCCTCGCTGATAACACGCGGGTAGAAGTCCTCGACTTCCTCGACGACCACTCGCGATACCTGTTGTCAATCACCGCGGCCGCCGCATTTACAGGCCCCGCCGTCGCCGCCGAACTCACCCGCCTGATCGGCGCATACGGCCCGCCAGCATCCACGCTGACGGACAACGGACTGGTGTTCACCGCCCGCCTAGCCGGGCGCAAAGGCGGGCGAAACGCATTCGAAAAAGTGCTCGTCGCACACAAAATCCAACAGAAAAACGGCCGGCCAGGCCACCCCCAAACCCAAGGAAAAATTGAGCGATTCCACCAAACCATCAAAAAATGGATCACCGCCCGACCCCCAGCACAAACCATCGATGAGCTGCAACAACTCCTCAACGAGTTTCGCCAATACTACAACTGCACCCGACCCCACCGCGCCCTAGGCAGACGCACCCCGCAGCAGGCATACACCACCGGAGTCAAAGCCACACCCAACGACAACCCCAAAGAAGAATGGCGCACCCGAAACGACACAGTCGACAAAAACGGCAAAGTCTCCGTGCGCTACGCCGGCAAACTCTTCCACCTCGGCATCGGACGCGCCTACAAACACAAGAAAATCCTCATGGTCATCACCGACAACCACATCATCACATCACTGGTCGAAACCGGAGAAGTCATCACAGAGCACTACATCGACACCGCCTGCGACTACCAAAAGGCCTACTGGAAACACGGCGACCCACCACTGCACCCCAAATGAACAAAACCGGCACCCCAGAACAAAAACAACTGGGATGCCGGTCCGTCCAGCATGTCGCGACTCATGCGTCAAGCATGACGCGACTCATGACATTGGCGGAGGATGTGGGATTTGAACCCACGAGGGTCGTGAAACCCGCACGCGTTCCAGGCGTGTGACATAGGCCGCTAGTCGAATCCTCCAGCGACACTCGAAAGCGTCTTGGCACATGTTAGACCACCCCGCGCCCACGGCCAAAACCGCAGCTCACGCCGGCAGCTTGTAAGTGTGCAAGCTTCGCAGCTACAGTAGCGGGCAGGATCCCACGCGGTGTTATCTTGTGAACTCCCCCAGGGCGGGAACGCAGCAAGGGTCAGCGAGCTCTGGCAGGTGCGTGGGGTCCCTTTTCTATGTCGGGGTCCCCGGCCGGGCTTGTACGATGTAACCCATGTCTCTCAAGCAACTCGCCCCCGACCAGTTCGCCGAGCTGGCCCAGCGCACCCGCGCTCAGTACGAAGAGCTCAAAGCCCGCAACCTCAACCTGGACCTGACCCGCGGCAAGCCGTCGAGCGAGCAGCTGGACTTCTCCAACGCTCTGCTGTCCCTGCCGGGGACGGGCGACTACACGGACAACACCGGCGCCGACGTGCGCAACTACGGCAACCTCGCCGGCATCGCGGACATCCGCGAGCTGTGGGCCGAAGCGCTCGGCATCGACCCGGCGCACCTCATCGCCGGCGATTCCTCCAGCCTGAACATCATGTTCGACCTCATCTCCTACGCCTACATCTGGGGCACGAACGACTCGCCCAAGCCGTGGAAGGACGAGGAAAAGGTCAAATGGATCTGCCCCGTGCCCGGCTACGACCGCCACTTCTCCATCACCGAGCACTTCGGCTTCGAGATGGTGCAAGTGCCCATGACGCCTCAGGGCCCTGACATGGACGCCGTCGAAGAACTGGTGAAAGACCCGCAGATCAAGGGCATGTGGACCGTGCCCATCTACGGCAACCCGACCGGAATTTCGTTCGCACCGGAGGTCGTCGACAAGCTTGCCGCGATGGACACCGCGGCCGAAGACTTCCGCATCGTCTGGGACAACGCCTACGCCATCCACACCCTCACCGACGCGCAGGCGGACAACCCCGACGTGATCGCGCTGGCGGACAAGCACGGCCACCCGAACCGCTTCTGGTACATGTCGTCCAGCTCCAAAATCACCCACGCAGGCTCCGGCGTCGCCTTCTTCGCCTCCTCGAAGGACAACCTGGCCTGGTACACCTCCCACGCCTCCATCCGCGGCATCGGCCCGAACAAGGAAAACCAGCTCGCACACGCGCGTTTGCTTGGCGACGTCCAAGGGCTGCACGACCTCATGCAAAAGCACGCGAGCTCGCTGGCGCCCAAGTTCGACGCCGTCATCGCCATCCTGCGCGAGCGGCTCGGCGCCTACGACGTGGCCGAATGGACCGAGCCGAAAGGCGGCTACTTCATCTCCCTAGACGTCACCGACGGCTCCGCCACCCGCGTGTGGGAACTGGCCAAGGAAGCCGGCATCGCCCTAACCAAGGCGGGTGCGTCCTTCCCGCACGGCGTAGACGAGACGGACACGAACATCCGCCTCGCCCCCTCGCTGCCGCCGCTGGAGGAGGTGCGCACCGCCATGGACGGCGTGGCCACCTGCGTGCTGCTCGCCTGCGTCGAAGCTACGGAGAACAACGCGGGCTAGACTTGCCCGCGTGGCTCTGTACAGGAAATACCGCCCCGCAACGTTCGGCGAGGTCATCGGCCAAGAGCAGGTGACCCGCCCGCTGTCGACCGCCCTGGATAACGGGCGGATCTCGCACGCCTACCTGTTTTCCGGCCCGCGCGGCTGCGGCAAGACGTCCTCGGCGCGCATCCTCGCTCGGTCCCTGAACTGCGTGGAGGGGCCCACCTCCACCCCGTGTGGCGTGTGCGAATCGTGCGTGGCGCTCGCGCCGGGCGGCTCCGGCAACCTGGATGTGATGGAGCTCGACGCCGCCTCCCACGGCGGCGTGGAAGACATGCGTGAGCTGCGCGAGCGCGCCCTGTTCGCGCCGGCGGAGTCGCGCTACCGCGTCTTCATCATCGACGAGGCCCACATGATCACCAAAGAGGGCAACAACGCCCTGCTCAAGATCGTGGAGGAGCCGCCGGCGCACCTGATCTTCATCTTCGCCACAACCGAGCCGGAGAAGATGCTGGGCACCATCCGCTCGCGCACCCACAACTACCCGTTTAGGCTGCTCGCGCCGCAGGCGATGCGCGAGTTGGTCGAGCACGTGGTGGCCGAAGAGGGCGTCCACGTCGACGAAAACGTCTACCCGCTGGTCATCCGCGCCGGTGGCGGCTCCCCGCGCGACACCCTGTCCATCCTGGACCAGATGCTCGCCGGCGCGGGCCCGGACGGGTTGACCTACGAGCTGGCCCTGCCGCTGTTGGGCGTGACAGACCTGACGCTGCTCGACGCCGCCGTGGACGCGCTCGCCGACCGCGACGCCGCCGCGCTGTACCGCACCATCGACCAGGTCATCGAGTCCGGCGACGAGCCGCGCCGCTTCGCGCTGGACCTGCTCGACCGAATGCGCGACCTGCTGCTCATCCGCACCGTCCCCGACGCGTTCGGGCAAGGGCTTGTCGACGCCCCTTCGGACCGCGCCGACATCCTCACCCAAGAGGCCCACCGGTTCAGCCCCCAGCACCTGGCGCAGCTCGCCTCCGAGGTCAACGACCGCATCGCCGACCTGCGGGGCGCGACCTCGCCGCGCCTGCTGCTGGAGATCATGGCCGCGCACCTGCTCACCCTGCAGCCTGCTGGTGGAGCCCTGCCGGCATCCGCGCCGGCTGCTCCGGCAGCCCAGCCTGCCCAGTCTGCGCCCACTTCGCAGCCCACCCGTGAGGGCGGTGGCGCGGCGGCAGCAGCGGCGGCTGCGGCGGCAGCGGCGAGCACCTCGCGCAACCGTCCGCAGGAACAACCGGCGCAGCAGGCCCCCGAAAAGCCGGCGGAGAAGGAGCAGCCGGCCGAGCCTGCCCCGGCGCCGGAGAACACTGAGAGCAACACCGACGAGCTGTTCGAACGCATTGAGAAGGATTGGACCCGACTGCGCCAGTCCGTCGGCGAGCGCAACAAGGTCGCCGAGATCATGCTCACCGAAGCCAAGCCCCTGGGCTTCGACGGCGACGTGCTCGTGGTCGGCCACCACACCGGGGCGCTGGCAGAGCGCATCAACGCCGAGAAGAACAACGCCGACATCGCCGCCGCGCTCTCGGAAAAGCTGGGGGCGAAGGTGCAGGTGCGCTGCGTCGTGGGCACTGACCCGGCCACCGCGAACCTGCGCCGGCCCGCCAAGCGCGAGGTGTGGAACCCTAGCGAGGAATCCGAAGCGGCGGAACCGGAGGACCCTGCGCCGGCCCGCGGGTGGGACGCGCCCGCGCAGCTCGGAGGGTCGCAACAGGTGCAGCCGGCCCAGCCCGCGCCGCGGCCGGCACCGCCGCAAAAGCCTGCCGACGACTGGCGCTCCGCCGCCCTGGCCGCCAGCCAAAAAGCCGCCGAGAAGGCCAAGCGGGAACGCGACGAGATCCCGCCGCCGCCCGAGCCTTACGACTACGAGGACGTGGAGCCGGCGTTTCGGGCAGAGCCGGAGGCGCAGACAGACAAGGCGCCCGCCTACACCCGCGAGGACGAAGAGCGCGACATGGCCGACCAAGCGCGCGAAGAGGAAGGCACCGCCGACCGCCGCGACGCCACCGAGGTCGCGATGGACCTGCTCGCCGCCGAGCTCGGCGCCAAGCCGTTGTAGACTGGCACGCGGACTATTAGCGAACGAAAGGGGACAACCATGACCCAGCCGCAAGATATGCAGGAACTGATCCGCCAGGCCGCAGAGGTGCAGGCTGCACTGCAGCAGGCACAGATGGAGCTGCTGCAGACCGAGGTCACCGGCACCGCCGGCGGCGAGCTCGTCACCGTCACCATGACCGGTGGCGCAGAGATCACCGACATCAAGATTAAGCCGGAAGCTGTCGACGCCGACGACATCGAGTCCCTGCAGGACCTCATCCTCGCCGCCTACCGCGACGCCCACAACCAGGCCGGCAAGCTGGCCGAGGAGAAGATCGCCCCGCTGACCGGCGGCGCGACGGGTGGCGGCCAGGCACCGCAGGCGGGCCCGGGCGAGATCCCGTTCGGCGGCATCATCTAACAGCCGCTGTTGCGCGTCCGGCCCACCTGCGGCCGGGCGCATTTTTCTTGCCTGTGAAAGGACTGCCGTGTTCGAAGGACCGTTGCAAGACCTCATCGACGAGCTGTCGCGCCTGCCCGGCGTCGGACCGAAATCCGCGCAGCGCATCGCGTTTTACCTGCTCAAGGAGGAGCCGGAGGACGTCGATAGGCTGCGCGCCGCACTCGCCGCCGTGCGAGACGGGGTGACGTTCTGCCGCATCTGCAACAACGTCTCGCGCGAGGACGTGTGCCGCATCTGCGCCGACTCCGGCCGCGACGCCAGCACCGTGTGCGTGGTGGAAGACGCCAAAGACATCCAGGTCATCGAGCGCACCGGCGAGTACTCCGGGCGCTACCACGTGCTCGGCGGGGCGCTCGACCCGCTGGCCAACGTCGGTCCGAAAGACCTGGCCATCGCCCCGCTGCTGCAGCGCATCGGCGGCGTGCTTGACGACGTTCGTTCCGAAAACCCCGCAGTCACCGAGGTCATCTTGGCCACCGACCCCGACACCGAAGGCGAAGCCACCGCGTCGTACCTGGTGCGGCTGCTGAAGGACTTTCCGGACCTGACCATCTCGCGGCTCGCGTCCGGCATGCCGCTGGGCGGTGACCTGGAGTTTGTCGACGAGCTGACGCTCTCGCGCGCACTGACCGGGCGGCTGACCCTCTGAGTTATCCACAGGGGGTGTGGCGCGAATTCCACAGGCTGGGTCCGGGTGGGGTTGCGGTTGGTTTAGCGTATGGGCCATGAACCCGTTCGCAGCACTCATCGAAGCGATGTCGACCAAGGCGCTAGCAACCTTGGCCGACTTCGTCGTTGACGCTGCCCTCGCCGCGGGCTTCGCACCGGACAAAGCACGTGCGTTCGGCCGGCTGCGCGAGACCTACTACGGGAAAACCACGTTCACCCGCAAGCAAGCCACCGCCTTACAACGGGCGCAAGGCTTCTCCTTGGACGAGCTCGCCCTGATCGAACGCCGCCTCGCTGGTGTGAAGTCCGCTGCTGAACGCTGGCGGCTACGCCTGGAACTGCTCAACGTTGAAGGCGGGTACCGCGCCATTGAGCGCGCCGCCCGCCACCTCATCCCCAAAGAAGACACGCCCGCGCGCAGACAAGTGGCGTTTTCCGGATCCCGCAACGGCCGGGCACGCATCACCATCGACACCACCGACCGCAACGCCGCAGACCTCGAACACCGCCTGCGCCAACACATCGACCCCACCCTGCCCGCCGCAGCCCAGATGGAAGAGGAGTTCTGGCGCATCCTGGACGGCACAACCGGCGGGGTTGTCGCCGCCGCGCCGCGGCCGATTGTGATGGTGCCCCTGGATGCGCACACCCGCATCCTTGCCGGTGGTGGTGACGACATCGAACTTGTGCTCACCGACGGCACCACCATGACAGGTGCCGACTACCTCGCCTGCGCATTCAGCGACGAG from Corynebacterium fournieri harbors:
- a CDS encoding HNH endonuclease signature motif containing protein yields the protein MNPFAALIEAMSTKALATLADFVVDAALAAGFAPDKARAFGRLRETYYGKTTFTRKQATALQRAQGFSLDELALIERRLAGVKSAAERWRLRLELLNVEGGYRAIERAARHLIPKEDTPARRQVAFSGSRNGRARITIDTTDRNAADLEHRLRQHIDPTLPAAAQMEEEFWRILDGTTGGVVAAAPRPIVMVPLDAHTRILAGGGDDIELVLTDGTTMTGADYLACAFSDELEVAAFHPEEGAVNLYTTTRLANQKQRDLACMVTPVCAFPGCRHGSYSAEMHHVKAWKHGGETNIGNLAPLCRYHNRVNDDDPWRPKRGRITMIRGAPVWISPHGHHIRNTTRGALDQLFGPR
- a CDS encoding ferritin, yielding MIDDKLYEAINQQVTEEYAAAYLYRHLANEMDALSFPGLCEWFTAQAAEECEHAQKFAQHIIDRGGRVKPHTIEIDAPEVEGPLEAFTAALEHEKKVSEQIRTITRLSDEVGDLESRPLLNWFLNEQIEEEANVGEIVDQLKLVGADGSGLLRIDARLAGRPTPTPSAQ
- a CDS encoding aminotransferase class I/II-fold pyridoxal phosphate-dependent enzyme, whose protein sequence is MSLKQLAPDQFAELAQRTRAQYEELKARNLNLDLTRGKPSSEQLDFSNALLSLPGTGDYTDNTGADVRNYGNLAGIADIRELWAEALGIDPAHLIAGDSSSLNIMFDLISYAYIWGTNDSPKPWKDEEKVKWICPVPGYDRHFSITEHFGFEMVQVPMTPQGPDMDAVEELVKDPQIKGMWTVPIYGNPTGISFAPEVVDKLAAMDTAAEDFRIVWDNAYAIHTLTDAQADNPDVIALADKHGHPNRFWYMSSSSKITHAGSGVAFFASSKDNLAWYTSHASIRGIGPNKENQLAHARLLGDVQGLHDLMQKHASSLAPKFDAVIAILRERLGAYDVAEWTEPKGGYFISLDVTDGSATRVWELAKEAGIALTKAGASFPHGVDETDTNIRLAPSLPPLEEVRTAMDGVATCVLLACVEATENNAG
- a CDS encoding alkaline phosphatase D family protein produces the protein MATSAAGAVAMVPSAQSQSTQPAKPIPAEVELAPLPFLHGVASGDPLPDAVVIWTRITPDDNAFPGSGGGAATRVRWRVARDAQLGDVVAEGEAESHPERDHTIHVDVRGLDADTVYYYAFTVADGPHEGASSPLGRTKTAPTGHVDRQRWAVASCANWESGFFAAYADLAQRGWDGELDLTVFLGDYIYEYAQYEYAGYGPVRLHHPAHETLTLADYRTRYGRYRTDPNLQDAHAALPWVVVWDDHEIANNNWRDGADNHDAGEGDFHARRDAAMRAYYEWMPVRLSATSEQGHIYRSFVFGDLVELTMMDLRTYRDKEFWRGGARQTGDARSMLGSEQYNWLERTLERSTAAWNALGNSVMFSPLHVGAIYNNPATRPVAKSLSSNILSTQVPVPQLNELPLNGDQWDGYDFERRRLINTLGRLGKRPIFLTGDIHSEWAHTIAHGGEEIGCEIVCSSITAPNVAEATKIPAGHPLFGVAHRYLHAANPGLNHVGLDTHGYTVVDITAEAVDVEFLRVADILDPDSPVRSGAALTWRKGQGFG
- a CDS encoding YbaB/EbfC family nucleoid-associated protein — translated: MTQPQDMQELIRQAAEVQAALQQAQMELLQTEVTGTAGGELVTVTMTGGAEITDIKIKPEAVDADDIESLQDLILAAYRDAHNQAGKLAEEKIAPLTGGATGGGQAPQAGPGEIPFGGII
- the gluQRS gene encoding tRNA glutamyl-Q(34) synthetase GluQRS, which translates into the protein MSDFEGPAGRYAPSPSGDLHFGNLRTAVLAWLFARQTGRNFYLRVEDIDSERSSAESARRQIEDLEALGLDFDPPVIYQHDRGDAYAEALAKLDTYECYCTRRDIREAASAPHAQPGMYPGTCRDLTEEHRALRRSELADQGRLPAIRLRAHAREWTVQDFYQGEYTGPVDDVILKRGGRVDQAQAGDWAYNLAVVVDDGFQGVDQIVRGDDLLFSAPAQAYLANCLEPAEPVYIHVPLVVGPEGRRLAKRDGAVTLREMLETNTAAEVMRQIAHSLGCAGVGSARELLERFDPSRLPREPYRWAG
- a CDS encoding DNA polymerase III subunit gamma and tau → MALYRKYRPATFGEVIGQEQVTRPLSTALDNGRISHAYLFSGPRGCGKTSSARILARSLNCVEGPTSTPCGVCESCVALAPGGSGNLDVMELDAASHGGVEDMRELRERALFAPAESRYRVFIIDEAHMITKEGNNALLKIVEEPPAHLIFIFATTEPEKMLGTIRSRTHNYPFRLLAPQAMRELVEHVVAEEGVHVDENVYPLVIRAGGGSPRDTLSILDQMLAGAGPDGLTYELALPLLGVTDLTLLDAAVDALADRDAAALYRTIDQVIESGDEPRRFALDLLDRMRDLLLIRTVPDAFGQGLVDAPSDRADILTQEAHRFSPQHLAQLASEVNDRIADLRGATSPRLLLEIMAAHLLTLQPAGGALPASAPAAPAAQPAQSAPTSQPTREGGGAAAAAAAAAAAASTSRNRPQEQPAQQAPEKPAEKEQPAEPAPAPENTESNTDELFERIEKDWTRLRQSVGERNKVAEIMLTEAKPLGFDGDVLVVGHHTGALAERINAEKNNADIAAALSEKLGAKVQVRCVVGTDPATANLRRPAKREVWNPSEESEAAEPEDPAPARGWDAPAQLGGSQQVQPAQPAPRPAPPQKPADDWRSAALAASQKAAEKAKRERDEIPPPPEPYDYEDVEPAFRAEPEAQTDKAPAYTREDEERDMADQAREEEGTADRRDATEVAMDLLAAELGAKPL
- a CDS encoding IS481 family transposase, which gives rise to MNSPNRNIAIVRAVRGQGGTPTNVAKRFGISRQRVHQILNAYDAGGAEAIAPKSRAPHTHPHAVPEALRNDIISIRKQLTRHGLDAGPETIAYHLEQAGKRAPSTSTIRRILTNEGLITPQPQKKPKSSYIRFEAAMPNECWQADITHLFLADNTRVEVLDFLDDHSRYLLSITAAAAFTGPAVAAELTRLIGAYGPPASTLTDNGLVFTARLAGRKGGRNAFEKVLVAHKIQQKNGRPGHPQTQGKIERFHQTIKKWITARPPAQTIDELQQLLNEFRQYYNCTRPHRALGRRTPQQAYTTGVKATPNDNPKEEWRTRNDTVDKNGKVSVRYAGKLFHLGIGRAYKHKKILMVITDNHIITSLVETGEVITEHYIDTACDYQKAYWKHGDPPLHPK
- a CDS encoding queuosine precursor transporter, which encodes MSPRVSRSPYPYLLAVFCAVFLISNITAQKGVALGPLITDGAFFLFPISYVIGDVIAEVYGFKTARRAVFTGFGIAVLAVATFYIAIWLPAADFYDMDDTFAAVLGLLPRIVAASLTGYVVGQLLNAWVLQRMKDRFGPERLWARLIGSTVVGEFADTLLFCSIAAGVIGVDSAGSFINYVLVGFLWKTLMEVVLLPVTYPTIAAVRRAEERAAA
- the recR gene encoding recombination mediator RecR; the protein is MFEGPLQDLIDELSRLPGVGPKSAQRIAFYLLKEEPEDVDRLRAALAAVRDGVTFCRICNNVSREDVCRICADSGRDASTVCVVEDAKDIQVIERTGEYSGRYHVLGGALDPLANVGPKDLAIAPLLQRIGGVLDDVRSENPAVTEVILATDPDTEGEATASYLVRLLKDFPDLTISRLASGMPLGGDLEFVDELTLSRALTGRLTL